One Ovis aries strain OAR_USU_Benz2616 breed Rambouillet chromosome 4, ARS-UI_Ramb_v3.0, whole genome shotgun sequence DNA window includes the following coding sequences:
- the CLDN12 gene encoding claudin-12 — protein MGCRDVHAATVLSFLCGIASVAGLFAGTLLPNWRKLRLITFNRNEKNLTVYTGLWVKCARYDGGNDCLMYDAAWYSSVDQLDLRVLQFALPLSILIAMGALLLCLIGMCNTAFRSSVPNIKLAKCLVNSAGCHLVAGLLFFLAGTVSLSPSIWVIFYNIHLNRKFEPVFAFDYAVYVTVASAGGLFMTALLLFIWYCACKSLPSPFWQPLYSHPPGMHTYSQPYSARSRLSAIEIDIPVVSHTT, from the coding sequence atgGGCTGTCGGGATGTCCACGCGGCCACCGTGCTCTCCTTCCTGTGTGGAATCGCCTCCGTAGCAGGCCTCTTTGCGGGCACGCTGCTTCCCAACTGGAGGAAGTTGCGACTGATCACGTTCAACAGAAACGAGAAGAACCTGACCGTCTACACAGGCCTGTGGGTGAAGTGTGCCCGTTATGACGGGGGCAATGACTGCCTGATGTACGACGCTGCCTGGTACTCCTCCGTGGACCAGCTGGACCTGCGGGTCCTCCAGTTTGCCCTGCCCCTCAGCATCCTGATCGCGATGGGCGCCCTGCTGCTCTGCCTGATCGGAATGTGTAACACTGCCTTCAGGTCCTCCGTGCCCAACATCAAACTGGCTAAGTGCCTGGTCAATAGTGCGGGCTGCCATCTGGTGGCTGGGCTGCTGTTTTTCCTGGCGGGTACTGTGAGCCTCTCCCCGTCCATCTGGGTCATCTTTTACAACATCCACCTGAACAGGAAGTTCGAGCCAGTCTTTGCGTTTGACTATGCTGTGTATGTCACTGTGGCTAGTGCTGGGGGCTTGTTTATGACGGCCCTGCTACTATTTATTTGGTACTGTGCATGCAAGTCCTTGCCCTCTCCTTTCTGGCAGCCGCTGTACTCCCACCCTCCCGGTATGCACACATACTCACAGCCCTATTCAGCCCGTTCCCGCCTCTCTGCCATTGAAATCGACATTCCAGTAGTTTCCCACACCACCTAA